A genomic window from Pseudonocardia broussonetiae includes:
- a CDS encoding methyltransferase domain-containing protein, which produces MPAAEDVARAALVDALRASGRIRSPAVEDAFRSVPRHLFLPDATVETAYADDAIAVQHVEGVATSSASQPSMVAIMLEQLDLRPGMRVLEIGAGTGWNAALMARIVGPTGSVTTVDIDPHLVDSAGRHLAAAGVTDVRLRSGDGVLGVPDGAPYDRIVLTVGSDDVWPAWVEQLAPGGRLLLPLAVRGTQLSTALDLGPDGVLRSHSVRSCGFIRLRGMGAVDEGAVEVPGVGSLLVPSDGPRVDAEAVAAVLADPRGASGPPVSLGRADLWDGFGLWLALTEPGAGRLLPAAEPPPGLDSPALVLVEPAGVAAVVPGAGARVHVFGSEGAEVGRRLGSALRAWSAAGSPGGPDWRVVVVPGLGDPPSGSRVVRTAHNHLLLELAR; this is translated from the coding sequence GTGCCCGCCGCCGAGGACGTCGCCCGCGCCGCTCTCGTCGATGCGCTGAGGGCGTCGGGCCGCATCCGCAGCCCGGCCGTCGAGGACGCGTTCCGGTCGGTGCCGCGGCACCTGTTCCTGCCCGACGCCACCGTCGAGACCGCCTACGCCGACGACGCGATCGCGGTGCAGCACGTCGAAGGGGTGGCGACCAGCTCGGCGTCGCAGCCGTCGATGGTGGCGATCATGCTGGAGCAGCTCGACCTGCGGCCGGGGATGCGCGTGCTCGAGATCGGCGCCGGCACGGGCTGGAACGCCGCGCTGATGGCGCGGATCGTCGGGCCGACCGGGTCGGTCACGACCGTCGACATCGACCCGCACCTCGTCGACTCCGCCGGCCGGCACCTCGCCGCGGCGGGCGTCACCGACGTGCGGCTGCGCAGCGGCGACGGGGTGCTGGGCGTCCCCGACGGCGCGCCCTACGACCGGATCGTGCTGACCGTCGGCAGCGACGACGTCTGGCCGGCCTGGGTGGAGCAGCTCGCGCCGGGCGGGCGGCTGCTGCTGCCGCTGGCCGTGCGCGGCACCCAGCTCTCGACCGCGCTGGACCTCGGCCCCGACGGCGTGCTGCGCAGCCACTCCGTGCGCAGCTGCGGGTTCATCCGGCTGCGGGGGATGGGCGCGGTCGACGAGGGGGCGGTCGAGGTGCCCGGGGTGGGGTCGCTGCTGGTGCCCTCCGACGGCCCGCGGGTGGACGCCGAGGCGGTGGCGGCGGTGCTGGCCGACCCCCGCGGAGCCTCCGGCCCGCCGGTCTCCCTGGGCCGCGCCGACCTGTGGGACGGGTTCGGGCTGTGGCTCGCGCTGACCGAGCCGGGTGCGGGGCGCCTGCTGCCGGCCGCCGAGCCGCCACCGGGTCTCGACTCGCCGGCACTGGTGCTGGTGGAGCCCGCGGGCGTGGCCGCCGTCGTGCCCGGGGCGGGGGCGCGGGTGCACGTGTTCGGGTCGGAGGGTGCCGAGGTGGGCCGGCGGCTGGGATCGGCGCTGCGGGCGTGGAGCGCGGCCGGCTCGCCGGGTGGACCGGACTGGAGGGTGGTGGTGGTGCCGGGGCTCGGCGATCCGCCGTCGGGTTCACGGGTCGTGCGGACGGCGCACAACCACCTGCTGCTGGAGCTGGCGCGGTAG